The region ACCTGCTGACCACGCAGACCGCGCTGTTCAACGCGATGGACACCATGATCACCGAACACAAGAACGACACTGTCGCCATGTCCCAGAGTTTCATGGCGGACGCCAGCTATTCCGGCACACTGCTGTTGATCGTTACCGCTATCAGCGCCCTGCTGGGTGCGCTGGTGGCCTGGCTGATCACCCGCCGGGTGAAAGGACAACTGGGCGGCGAGCCAACCTATGCCTCGCATATCGCTCAGCAGGTGGCGCAGGGCGACCTGTCCGTCGATGTCATGCTGAAAACCAGCGACCATCACAGCCTGCTGGCCGCCATGCGCACCATGCGCGACAGCCTTAGCCATATCGTCAGTCAGGTGCGCCAGAGCAGCGAATCCATCGCCACCGGCTCGCAACAGATCGCTATCGGCAACGCCGATCTCAGCCAACGCACCGAAGAGCAGGCCGCCAGCCTGCAACAAACCGCCGCCTCGATGGAGCAAATCAGCCAGACTATTCGCCAGAACGGCGACACGGTGCGCGAAGCCGCCCAGCTCGCCACCACTGCCAGCCAGACGGCCGCCAAAGGCAGCGAAGTGGTGAGCGACGTCATCCGCACCATGGAAGAGATCACGACCAGTTCACGCAAAATTGGCGACATTATCAGTGTTATCGACGGCATTGCTTTCCAGACCAACATTCTGGCGCTGAATGCGGCAGTGGAAGCCGCCCGCGCCGGCGAACAGGGTCGCGGCTTCGCGGTGGTGGCTGGCGAGGTGCGTTCGCTGGCACAGCGCTCCGCTTCCGCCGCCCGGGAAATCAAAGAACTGATCACCGAAAGCATGGAAAAAGTGGAAAGCGGCTCGCAACGCGTCGGCCATGCGGGCGTCACCATGGAAGAGATTGTCTCTCAGGCCCATCATGTCGCAGAATTGATTAAGGAAATTGGCGTGACCACTACCGAACAGGAGTCCGGTATCGGTCAGATCCATCAGGCGGTCACCCAGCTCGATCAGGTCACCCAGCAAAACGCCGCACTGGTGGAACAGTCCGCCAGTGCCGCCGACAGCCTGAACGCCCAGGCTGGTCATCTGGTGCAACTGATGAATGTGTTCGTACTCGCCAATCACACCGCTCAGCCTCAACGGTCACACGGTGACGGCGCCTGGCGTCTGGCGCTGGCGTCACGCTAACCTACTGCGCAAACGGCATACTGAGCCAGTCGCCGGGGAGGAGGAAAGAATGCCGACTCCCCGAATCATTGCGCGCAGCCACGCTGCGCGCCTGACCATCAGACCTGCACATCAATCGACACATTGCCCGCAGAGCCGACAGACAGATCGACGCTGATGTCTGCCCCGCCTCCGGTCATATTCATCGACTGCACCGCCTTCTCGGTGTCGGCAATATATTGATTTATAGCCTGGATCTGTTTCTGGGCTTCTTTGTCATCGTTTCTGCTCGCATTTTTCACCATCGCGAGCAGCGACTTCAGCTCACGGACGGCGTCCTGCACCGACTTCGCGTCCGCCCGGCGCTGCTGCGACCCGGTCCCCCGTTCGGTGAGTGCAGCCGCCACACTCTGTAATTGCTCCGCCTCTTGTGCGGAGGCGTCATCATCGCGTTCTGCCGTCGGTGACGCCCCAGCCGCGCGGTCATCCGCCTCCAGACCATCAGATCCGGCAGAAGCGGTCTCACCAGCGGTGGATGCCGACATCGCCCCGGAAAGCGCGGAAGCGTCGCCGCTGCCATTAGCAACGGCGCCGGACTGGTTTTCCCCTCCCGCCGCGCCGGTATTAGCCGCGCCGCTTCCCCCACCTTCATTCAAGGTTTTCGCCGCCTGGCCCAGCTCTGCGGCCAGTTGGCGAATCTCGCGCAGTACGCCGGGAGGAACCGATTGACCGGCTAGCGACATCATCATCATCTTCAGCATCTGGATACGCCGCTTGATTTGTTCAATGCGCCCACGGGCCAGATCCTGCTCAGACTCGTTGATTTTACTCATATTAATCCGCATTGAGGCATCAACCCGTTTACGAACTTCGTCGCTGAATTGCACCAACACGGAGGTGAGCGACGATTGTTCCTGGGAAGTATCGGCTTGCGTGCTGGCACGAGCAGTACTACCGGCGTCAGTATCGGTCCTGCCGTTCTGCGCTGACGTACCCGCGGCAGAGCGGTTAAAAGAGATGGGAGAAGTCATCGGAAATCCTGTGC is a window of Dickeya solani IPO 2222 DNA encoding:
- a CDS encoding methyl-accepting chemotaxis protein is translated as MQILKNMKLGAMLGSGFILVILIGFIVAIFGRSQLIHVGNNLDYLSNIRLNNLIAMQEIKDNLNAAARIIRESAIQTDAAHLTQEKHDLEQLIVRNNDLLRQLDEKLKLKKSRELLAQINQARPPYSNAVRKVIELSMSGQQEQARTLILGDLLTTQTALFNAMDTMITEHKNDTVAMSQSFMADASYSGTLLLIVTAISALLGALVAWLITRRVKGQLGGEPTYASHIAQQVAQGDLSVDVMLKTSDHHSLLAAMRTMRDSLSHIVSQVRQSSESIATGSQQIAIGNADLSQRTEEQAASLQQTAASMEQISQTIRQNGDTVREAAQLATTASQTAAKGSEVVSDVIRTMEEITTSSRKIGDIISVIDGIAFQTNILALNAAVEAARAGEQGRGFAVVAGEVRSLAQRSASAAREIKELITESMEKVESGSQRVGHAGVTMEEIVSQAHHVAELIKEIGVTTTEQESGIGQIHQAVTQLDQVTQQNAALVEQSASAADSLNAQAGHLVQLMNVFVLANHTAQPQRSHGDGAWRLALASR